A region from the Dehalococcoides mccartyi CG5 genome encodes:
- the hpt gene encoding hypoxanthine phosphoribosyltransferase produces MNKERAFYKAVSRSIQSLNTPAELKAKLEGIIRLAARASHCAVSLLLIDAAGQKLSHNISFGLPQFYIHKGVLSAADSIGETVNIQTTAITDVQNDHRIQFPQMALKAGFSSILGSPIIYREKVIGSIRFYCKDFYEFSQQDITFAENMARIISLAFCTLPTTTAPVDNTASMPASNLKTAQNITFAHQSETEFARLLDFYNIEWIYEPRSFPLDWEGELVTEMFTPDFYLPGLDMYIELTTLKQSLVTTKNHKLKMLRELYPDIKISLLYKNDYARLLSKYGCGPLAQTRAHGIDRVLYTAGDIAERVASLARQISDDYPDNRPILIGVQRGFICFMADLIRQIAIPLDIDFMTISYYSGSNASMVRITKDMDLEVAGRDVLLVEDIVDTGITLNYLLNHLRSKNPASLKVCTLLDRKVRRLIDINIDYVGFELPDEFVVGYGLDYHEEYRNLPFIGIPGIKQNP; encoded by the coding sequence TTGAACAAAGAGCGGGCTTTTTACAAAGCCGTTAGCCGGTCAATCCAAAGTCTAAACACCCCGGCTGAACTTAAGGCAAAGCTGGAAGGGATTATCCGTCTGGCGGCACGGGCCAGTCATTGTGCCGTATCACTACTGCTTATAGATGCGGCAGGACAAAAACTTTCCCACAATATCTCCTTCGGTCTGCCCCAGTTTTATATCCACAAAGGCGTTCTTTCAGCCGCAGACAGCATAGGAGAAACGGTAAACATTCAAACTACAGCCATAACCGATGTCCAAAATGACCACCGTATCCAGTTCCCGCAGATGGCTTTAAAAGCCGGATTTTCTTCTATCTTGGGTAGTCCTATTATTTATCGGGAAAAAGTTATCGGCAGTATAAGGTTTTACTGCAAAGATTTTTACGAATTCAGCCAGCAGGATATAACTTTTGCTGAAAATATGGCACGTATAATCTCTTTGGCCTTTTGTACATTGCCGACAACCACAGCACCTGTGGATAACACTGCCTCAATGCCAGCTTCAAACCTGAAAACCGCCCAAAATATCACCTTTGCCCACCAGAGCGAGACTGAATTTGCCCGTTTACTGGATTTCTATAATATAGAGTGGATATATGAACCCCGTTCTTTCCCGCTGGATTGGGAAGGTGAACTGGTTACTGAAATGTTTACCCCTGATTTTTATCTGCCGGGGTTGGACATGTATATAGAGCTGACCACTTTGAAGCAAAGTCTGGTTACTACCAAAAACCATAAACTCAAAATGCTAAGAGAGCTTTACCCTGATATAAAAATAAGCCTGTTATATAAAAATGATTATGCACGTCTGTTATCCAAGTACGGGTGCGGCCCATTGGCTCAGACCAGAGCTCACGGCATAGACAGGGTGCTTTATACCGCCGGGGATATCGCCGAGAGAGTGGCCAGCTTGGCACGCCAAATATCTGATGATTACCCGGATAACCGCCCCATACTTATCGGGGTGCAAAGGGGATTTATCTGTTTTATGGCAGACCTAATACGCCAGATAGCTATTCCGCTGGATATAGATTTTATGACCATATCCTATTACAGCGGCAGCAATGCATCTATGGTACGCATCACCAAGGACATGGATCTGGAGGTAGCTGGCAGAGATGTGCTGCTTGTTGAAGACATTGTGGATACAGGCATAACCCTGAACTATCTGTTAAACCATCTCAGGTCTAAAAATCCTGCCAGCCTCAAGGTTTGCACCCTTCTTGACCGCAAGGTAAGACGACTTATTGACATAAATATTGACTATGTAGGTTTTGAACTGCCGGATGAATTTGTGGTAGGGTATGGGCTGGATTACCATGAGGAATACCGGAATCTTCCGTTTATAGGCATACCCGGTATAAAACAGAACCCCTGA
- the def gene encoding peptide deformylase — protein sequence MAIRRICELPEPVLRKKAKKVPSIDGSIQTLIDDMIETMNSADGAGLAAPQVGVSLRLVVFREPDTKEATVLINPEIVKKEGQRQVTEGCLSIPGYFGELTRAETVTAKGLDRHGKACRIKGTGIVAQLLEHETEHLDGILYIDHLESEDQLHEIGPDDEMPEEIRE from the coding sequence ATGGCTATCCGCCGCATCTGTGAGTTGCCTGAGCCAGTTTTAAGGAAAAAAGCCAAAAAAGTGCCTTCTATTGATGGTTCTATCCAAACTCTCATTGATGACATGATAGAAACTATGAATAGCGCTGACGGAGCGGGGTTAGCCGCCCCTCAAGTAGGCGTATCTTTAAGGTTAGTGGTTTTCCGTGAACCAGATACCAAAGAAGCCACCGTGCTTATCAACCCGGAGATTGTCAAAAAAGAAGGTCAGAGACAGGTTACCGAAGGTTGTCTCTCCATTCCGGGTTATTTTGGTGAACTTACCAGAGCCGAAACAGTAACTGCCAAAGGTCTTGACCGCCATGGCAAGGCCTGCCGTATAAAAGGAACCGGTATTGTAGCCCAGCTACTGGAACATGAAACCGAACATCTGGACGGTATCCTTTATATAGACCACCTTGAGAGTGAAGACCAATTGCACGAGATAGGGCCGGATGATGAAATGCCCGAAGAAATCCGTGAATAG
- the rplT gene encoding 50S ribosomal protein L20 has translation MARIKGGLATHKRHKKVLALTKGHASTRHSLFKRAHESMVHAMSYAFAHRRARKGDMRRLWITRINAAARAEGLTYGELISGLKVAGIDINRKVLADMAISDTVAFAAVAAKAAAAKAN, from the coding sequence TTGGCACGTATTAAAGGTGGCTTAGCCACACATAAAAGACATAAGAAGGTCCTGGCCTTAACAAAGGGCCACGCTTCAACCAGACATTCGCTGTTCAAGCGGGCACATGAGTCCATGGTTCATGCCATGAGCTATGCTTTTGCCCACAGACGAGCACGCAAAGGTGATATGCGCAGGCTTTGGATTACCCGTATCAATGCGGCTGCCAGGGCTGAAGGGCTTACTTATGGTGAGCTTATATCAGGGCTTAAGGTTGCCGGTATTGATATAAACCGTAAAGTTTTAGCCGATATGGCCATATCAGACACTGTTGCTTTCGCCGCTGTGGCTGCCAAAGCCGCTGCTGCTAAAGCTAACTAA
- a CDS encoding dienelactone hydrolase family protein, whose product MQIYEKTINVVIGTTNLPGDLAIPPEPIGLVIFVHGSGSNHQSPRNRQVAHQLNSYGLATFLFDLLTPKEDMVDILIANTRYNFRFLADRVIKVTEMLKAREETQDLPLGYFGASTGAAVALYASALLPRQIKAVVSRGGRPDLARELLPMVESPTLFIVGENDSQVLKLNTQSQKQMRAPNHLCILPGAGHLFEEPGALEKVAELAGGWFIEYMEKQV is encoded by the coding sequence ATGCAGATATACGAAAAAACCATAAATGTTGTGATAGGCACTACCAATTTGCCCGGTGATTTGGCTATACCACCAGAACCTATAGGGCTGGTGATATTTGTACATGGTTCAGGTTCTAACCACCAGAGTCCGCGTAACCGTCAGGTTGCTCATCAATTAAACAGCTACGGGCTGGCTACCTTTCTATTTGATTTGTTGACACCCAAAGAGGATATGGTGGATATCCTTATTGCCAATACCCGCTACAATTTCCGTTTTCTGGCAGACAGGGTTATAAAAGTAACCGAAATGCTGAAGGCCAGAGAAGAAACCCAAGACCTGCCGTTAGGTTATTTCGGGGCAAGCACCGGGGCCGCAGTTGCACTTTATGCATCCGCATTACTGCCCAGACAAATTAAAGCCGTTGTCTCAAGGGGGGGAAGGCCTGACCTTGCCAGAGAACTGCTGCCCATGGTGGAATCTCCCACTTTATTTATAGTTGGCGAAAATGACTCTCAGGTATTAAAGCTGAATACCCAGTCTCAAAAGCAAATGCGCGCCCCCAACCATCTCTGCATATTACCGGGAGCCGGTCACCTTTTTGAAGAACCGGGTGCATTGGAAAAAGTAGCCGAACTGGCAGGTGGCTGGTTTATAGAATACATGGAAAAGCAAGTTTAA
- a CDS encoding YggS family pyridoxal phosphate-dependent enzyme: MYENIAQNIRDILAELPPDVVLVAAVKKRQPAEILAAIAAGVKIIGHNYLSEAEETYPFIGDKAEWHFIGKLQSNKCKKIARLFSVVETVDSFEIASELNRRAAEIDKVMSVFIEINSGREKQKSGVLPEETVELAKRISGLSNLKLAGLMTMGPALEDPEELRTIFRLTKIKFDEIAVMGLPNTELKFLSMGMSVSYKVAVQEGTNLVRLGTRIFGNRP; encoded by the coding sequence ATGTACGAAAATATTGCCCAAAACATAAGAGATATTCTGGCGGAGCTACCGCCTGACGTAGTGCTTGTGGCAGCTGTCAAAAAACGCCAACCGGCTGAAATATTAGCTGCTATAGCCGCTGGGGTAAAAATTATCGGGCATAACTATCTCTCCGAGGCTGAAGAAACCTATCCTTTTATCGGTGATAAGGCCGAGTGGCACTTTATCGGAAAACTCCAATCAAATAAATGCAAAAAGATAGCCCGACTGTTCTCAGTTGTGGAAACAGTGGATAGCTTTGAAATAGCATCTGAGCTAAATCGCAGAGCCGCCGAAATTGATAAAGTTATGTCGGTTTTTATAGAAATAAACAGCGGCAGGGAAAAACAGAAATCAGGGGTATTGCCTGAAGAAACTGTAGAACTGGCAAAGCGGATATCCGGCTTGTCTAATCTTAAACTGGCCGGTTTGATGACTATGGGGCCGGCACTGGAAGATCCTGAGGAACTCCGCACCATATTCCGTCTTACCAAGATAAAATTTGACGAAATAGCTGTTATGGGTTTGCCGAACACCGAGCTTAAGTTTCTTTCCATGGGCATGTCAGTCTCTTACAAAGTGGCCGTTCAGGAAGGGACCAATCTGGTTAGGTTGGGCACGCGTATCTTTGGCAACCGCCCCTAG
- the infC gene encoding translation initiation factor IF-3: MFKELRINNQITARECRLVGDKGEQLGILPILQAREQARKINLDLVEVAPTAVPPVCRLMDYGKYRFEQTKKDREAKRTQKVSLLKEIRVRPKIGEHDFDAKARSARKQLESGDKVKLTVMFRGREITHAELGLRLLKKMADSLTDIATIEGQPSLLGSRMHLTLLPKAAIKVSKVKEGQETANA, from the coding sequence ATATTTAAGGAACTTCGCATCAATAATCAAATAACTGCCCGGGAATGTCGCCTTGTAGGTGACAAAGGTGAACAGTTAGGAATTTTGCCAATTTTACAGGCCCGGGAACAGGCCAGGAAAATCAATCTTGATTTGGTTGAAGTTGCTCCTACAGCGGTACCCCCCGTGTGCCGTTTGATGGATTACGGTAAATACCGCTTTGAACAAACCAAGAAGGACCGTGAGGCTAAGAGAACGCAGAAGGTATCCCTGTTAAAAGAGATACGTGTGCGTCCCAAAATTGGTGAGCATGATTTTGATGCTAAAGCCCGATCCGCCCGCAAACAACTTGAAAGCGGAGATAAAGTAAAGCTAACTGTTATGTTCCGGGGACGGGAAATAACCCACGCTGAACTGGGGCTGAGGTTACTTAAGAAAATGGCTGATTCGTTAACTGATATTGCAACTATAGAAGGACAACCTTCGTTACTCGGATCCAGAATGCATTTAACACTTTTGCCTAAGGCAGCTATCAAAGTGTCTAAGGTAAAGGAAGGACAGGAAACCGCGAATGCCTAA
- a CDS encoding MtnX-like HAD-IB family phosphatase: protein MPFSHNPKLMFQSDFDGTLTEGDVSFLILEKYAQGDWCAILREYQQGKISVGDFNYRAFALVKEDRETLVEFIRKNAVPKKGIYELINYCRQENIRFSVVSNGLDFYIHTMLEELGFKDIEINAARTLFTSNGLDARYYGPDGKMVENGFKESYTNHFISQNYQVIYAGNGPSDFPPAKLCEYTFATDMLLDRFKQSNLPCYPFQDLHDVVSRLKTIPR from the coding sequence ATGCCTTTTTCTCATAACCCGAAACTAATGTTTCAGAGTGATTTTGACGGCACCCTTACCGAAGGGGATGTAAGCTTTTTAATACTTGAGAAATATGCTCAAGGTGATTGGTGTGCCATTTTACGCGAGTATCAACAAGGCAAAATAAGTGTGGGTGATTTTAACTACAGGGCTTTTGCACTGGTAAAGGAAGACAGGGAAACACTGGTTGAATTTATCCGCAAGAATGCCGTACCCAAGAAAGGCATATATGAACTTATCAATTACTGCCGCCAGGAAAATATCCGCTTTTCGGTGGTAAGCAATGGATTAGACTTTTATATTCATACCATGTTGGAAGAACTGGGATTTAAGGATATTGAGATAAACGCTGCTCGTACACTTTTCACCAGTAACGGGCTGGATGCCCGCTATTACGGCCCCGACGGCAAAATGGTGGAGAATGGTTTTAAGGAAAGCTATACCAATCATTTTATCTCACAGAACTATCAGGTCATTTATGCAGGCAACGGCCCTTCGGATTTCCCACCCGCCAAACTTTGTGAATATACTTTTGCTACGGATATGCTTCTAGACCGCTTTAAACAGAGCAATTTACCCTGTTATCCGTTTCAAGACCTGCATGACGTTGTATCCCGTCTGAAAACAATACCCCGCTAG
- the heR gene encoding heliorhodopsin HeR, with protein sequence MANKKAKQSESNQLQTFKKLRVYNLVMGSFHLAQSILILFLSNNFSLPVTTNFIGGGPGGITFKPPEMLFDLPIGPMVAIFLLLSAIAHFLLSSPGVFEWYKTNLSKGINYARWYEYALSSSIMIVLIAMLSGIYDVATLIAIFGANAAMNLFGLMMELHNQTTPKTNWLSYTFGCFAGFMPWVAISIYFFGAISQASDNIPTFVYFILPTLFIFFFSFALNMWLQYKKVGKWRDYLFGERVYIFLSLTAKTALAWQVFGGALAGGS encoded by the coding sequence ATGGCTAACAAGAAAGCTAAACAGTCTGAATCAAACCAGTTGCAAACCTTTAAGAAACTGCGGGTTTACAACCTCGTTATGGGTAGTTTCCATTTGGCCCAGTCAATACTTATTCTGTTTCTTAGCAACAATTTTTCGCTCCCGGTCACTACCAACTTTATTGGCGGCGGCCCCGGCGGCATTACTTTTAAACCACCGGAAATGCTATTTGACCTGCCCATAGGCCCTATGGTAGCTATATTCCTATTGCTTTCGGCCATAGCCCACTTCCTGCTGTCTTCACCGGGCGTATTTGAATGGTACAAGACAAACCTTAGCAAAGGCATTAACTACGCCCGCTGGTATGAATATGCCTTGAGTTCCTCCATTATGATTGTCCTGATTGCCATGCTTAGCGGCATATATGACGTGGCTACTTTGATTGCTATTTTCGGGGCAAATGCCGCCATGAACCTGTTCGGGCTGATGATGGAGCTTCACAACCAGACTACTCCCAAAACCAACTGGCTTTCTTATACTTTCGGGTGTTTTGCCGGATTTATGCCATGGGTAGCTATCAGTATTTATTTCTTCGGAGCAATATCACAAGCCAGCGATAATATTCCAACCTTTGTTTACTTCATTTTGCCTACTCTGTTCATTTTCTTCTTCAGCTTCGCTTTAAATATGTGGCTGCAGTACAAAAAAGTAGGCAAGTGGCGGGATTATCTATTCGGTGAGAGGGTTTATATATTCCTGAGCCTTACAGCCAAGACAGCTCTTGCCTGGCAGGTATTTGGCGGAGCACTGGCGGGTGGTTCTTAA
- the thrS gene encoding threonine--tRNA ligase yields MANQIDESKPISDLEIMRHSAAHIMAEAVLSMFPEAKLGIGPAIDTGFYYDFDLPRTLTPEDLPEIETRMNQLVKSNLPFRREEMSKDEARKLFANQPYKLELLNDITDETVSIYRQGNFCDLCRGPHVNYTSKVKAFKLLSIAGAYWRGDEKRPMLQRIYGAAFLDKASLAEYLNMLEEAAKRDHRKLGKELELFSLHQEIGGGLVNWLPNGAIVRHLIEEFWKKEHLKRGYDLVYTPHIAKVDLWKTSGHWGFYRENMYSPMDIDGEEYVLKPMNCVYHILMFKNRTRSYKELPIRMAELGTVYRYERSGVLHGLSRVRGFTQDDAHIFCLYDQLEKEVVKVLDLAKFMIDTFGFTKYKVMLSTRPEKYVGELDKWEYATDILAKALEANQIPYQVDPGEGVFYGPKIDIKFEDALGRAWQGPTIQVDFQLPERFDVSVVGEDGKDQPVAMVHRTVLGSMERFMSCLTEQYGGAFPAWLSPKQAIVIPIADRHTEFAEKLACELREEEVRVEVDSRSETMNQKIRQAQLAKIPYMLVVGDKEIETQSVAVRTRTGSQQVMPFAEFKSMLLAKIKTKSTEI; encoded by the coding sequence ATGGCCAACCAAATAGACGAATCAAAACCCATAAGCGACCTTGAAATCATGCGTCACTCCGCCGCCCATATTATGGCTGAAGCGGTCTTGTCCATGTTTCCTGAGGCCAAGCTTGGCATAGGGCCGGCTATTGATACCGGTTTCTACTATGATTTTGACCTGCCACGCACCCTCACTCCCGAAGACCTGCCGGAAATAGAAACCCGAATGAACCAGCTGGTTAAATCTAATCTCCCCTTCAGACGTGAAGAAATGTCCAAGGACGAAGCCCGAAAACTCTTTGCCAACCAGCCGTATAAACTGGAACTGCTAAATGATATAACTGATGAGACCGTAAGTATTTACCGACAGGGTAATTTTTGCGACCTTTGCCGCGGGCCTCACGTCAACTACACCAGCAAGGTCAAGGCCTTTAAGCTTTTGTCTATTGCCGGTGCATATTGGAGAGGTGACGAAAAACGCCCCATGTTGCAGCGTATATACGGGGCAGCCTTTCTGGACAAGGCCTCTCTGGCCGAATATTTGAATATGCTTGAAGAAGCCGCTAAACGCGACCACCGCAAATTGGGCAAAGAACTGGAACTGTTTTCACTTCACCAGGAGATAGGTGGCGGTTTGGTAAACTGGCTGCCAAACGGTGCCATAGTGCGCCATCTCATTGAAGAGTTCTGGAAGAAAGAACACCTGAAACGGGGTTATGACCTGGTCTATACACCCCATATAGCCAAAGTAGACCTCTGGAAGACAAGCGGCCACTGGGGTTTTTACCGTGAGAATATGTACAGCCCGATGGATATTGACGGCGAAGAGTATGTACTTAAACCGATGAACTGCGTTTATCATATACTCATGTTCAAAAACCGCACCCGCTCATATAAAGAACTGCCTATCCGCATGGCTGAACTGGGTACTGTTTACCGCTATGAACGTTCCGGTGTGCTGCACGGACTTTCAAGAGTACGCGGATTTACTCAGGATGATGCCCATATTTTCTGTTTGTATGATCAACTGGAAAAAGAAGTTGTAAAAGTGCTGGATCTGGCTAAATTCATGATTGATACATTTGGTTTTACCAAATACAAGGTTATGCTTTCCACCCGCCCCGAAAAATACGTAGGCGAGCTGGATAAATGGGAATATGCCACTGATATTTTGGCAAAAGCGCTGGAAGCCAACCAGATTCCTTATCAGGTAGACCCCGGAGAGGGTGTCTTCTATGGTCCAAAGATTGACATAAAGTTTGAAGATGCACTGGGACGTGCATGGCAAGGCCCAACTATTCAGGTGGATTTCCAGCTACCCGAACGTTTTGATGTAAGCGTAGTAGGCGAAGATGGCAAAGACCAACCGGTTGCTATGGTGCACCGCACAGTACTAGGCAGTATGGAACGGTTCATGTCCTGTTTGACTGAACAATATGGCGGGGCTTTCCCTGCATGGTTATCACCAAAGCAGGCTATAGTAATACCAATTGCAGATCGCCATACCGAATTTGCCGAAAAGCTGGCTTGTGAACTGAGGGAAGAAGAAGTAAGGGTAGAGGTAGACAGCCGCTCTGAGACCATGAACCAGAAAATCCGTCAGGCCCAGCTTGCCAAGATACCATATATGCTGGTAGTTGGGGACAAAGAGATTGAAACCCAGAGTGTAGCTGTAAGAACCCGCACCGGCAGCCAACAGGTAATGCCATTTGCAGAGTTTAAATCTATGCTCCTTGCTAAAATAAAAACCAAGTCAACTGAGATTTGA
- a CDS encoding zinc ribbon domain-containing protein yields MVTTCPGCKTTSVMTVEQQRKKLTVYFIPTFDFSRKQYMYCGHCHERFEIDKSLQSTVKARLLSKKQMEKLMVELEMEKPRYECANCESRIEAGMKFCPQCGNNLG; encoded by the coding sequence ATGGTCACTACCTGTCCGGGATGCAAGACCACCTCCGTAATGACTGTCGAGCAGCAACGCAAAAAACTTACGGTTTATTTTATTCCCACCTTTGATTTTTCCCGTAAGCAATACATGTATTGCGGCCATTGCCATGAGCGGTTTGAAATTGATAAAAGTCTCCAATCCACGGTGAAAGCTCGCCTGCTTAGCAAAAAACAGATGGAAAAACTGATGGTGGAACTGGAGATGGAAAAACCCCGGTACGAATGTGCAAATTGTGAATCAAGAATAGAAGCCGGTATGAAGTTCTGTCCTCAATGCGGAAATAATTTGGGTTGA
- a CDS encoding COG2426 family protein: MSSEFWLGLGLPPELLVFLAAVLPVSELRGALPLAINVLGIPWYWAYLIALAGNLLPIPVILVLLEKVLNLLERFSFMRGFTRWIYALGQRRSTPVEKYKRIGLMMLVAVPLPVTGAWTGSLVAVVLGLNYKEALIYISLGVAIAGVIVTSLCLLGWFGAILAGGVLGGIGVYRIIHSKNRPL, from the coding sequence TTGTCATCAGAATTTTGGCTTGGCTTGGGGTTACCACCGGAGTTGCTGGTTTTCCTGGCAGCAGTTCTGCCTGTTTCTGAGTTACGCGGGGCTTTGCCGCTGGCTATAAATGTGCTTGGTATACCATGGTATTGGGCGTACTTGATTGCACTGGCAGGTAATCTATTGCCAATACCAGTTATATTAGTTTTGCTGGAAAAAGTATTAAACCTGCTTGAGCGTTTCAGTTTTATGCGTGGTTTTACCCGGTGGATTTATGCTTTGGGTCAAAGAAGAAGCACTCCGGTTGAAAAGTATAAACGCATCGGGCTTATGATGTTGGTGGCTGTACCACTGCCCGTTACCGGTGCTTGGACAGGCTCATTGGTGGCAGTAGTACTGGGTCTTAACTACAAAGAGGCTTTGATTTATATCAGTCTGGGGGTGGCTATTGCAGGGGTAATAGTGACCTCTTTGTGTTTGCTGGGCTGGTTCGGAGCTATACTTGCGGGAGGAGTGCTGGGTGGTATCGGGGTTTACCGCATAATACACTCAAAAAACCGACCTCTTTAA
- the rpmI gene encoding 50S ribosomal protein L35 — MPKMKTRKTAAKRFHVTGTGKIMRSKGMKSHLRRNKSARVLRQFDEMSQVAGVDRARIQKLIPYGVS, encoded by the coding sequence ATGCCTAAAATGAAAACCAGAAAGACCGCTGCAAAGCGCTTTCATGTAACCGGTACCGGCAAAATTATGCGCAGCAAGGGCATGAAAAGCCACCTGCGCCGTAATAAATCCGCCAGAGTACTCCGTCAGTTTGACGAAATGTCTCAGGTGGCCGGAGTGGACAGGGCTCGTATTCAGAAATTAATTCCGTATGGTGTAAGCTAA
- a CDS encoding DUF2177 family protein produces MSSLLVYLIVLVLVFVLDLIWIGLIAKKFYVTELSPIARWSGGGMSPDWPSAILVYLLISLGIVAMALPLAEDNIFAALAYGGLFGFITYGIHDLTNYSTLNSFSLKMALVDIGWGTFLGAAAGLTGGILYSL; encoded by the coding sequence ATGAGCAGTCTACTGGTCTACTTGATAGTGTTGGTGCTTGTCTTTGTTCTGGATCTTATCTGGATTGGATTGATTGCCAAAAAATTTTATGTAACCGAACTTTCTCCTATTGCCCGCTGGAGCGGAGGAGGGATGTCACCTGACTGGCCTTCGGCCATACTGGTTTATCTGCTTATCAGTTTGGGTATCGTAGCCATGGCACTGCCTTTAGCGGAAGATAATATTTTTGCTGCTCTGGCGTATGGCGGCCTTTTCGGGTTTATTACTTATGGCATTCACGACTTGACTAATTATTCCACCCTTAATAGCTTCAGCCTGAAAATGGCTCTGGTAGATATAGGCTGGGGGACTTTTTTGGGTGCTGCCGCCGGTTTAACAGGCGGTATTTTGTATAGTCTGTAA